A region of the Dysidea avara chromosome 9, odDysAvar1.4, whole genome shotgun sequence genome:
GAGAATCACATCATTTCTTGATATATCATGAAACACGGTAGTGGTTCATGATAGAGTccgtggttcatgatagagattgcctatgtttttttctaaTATAACACTCACCTAAGCACCTCCTTAGAAAGCttccccaaccacaaaagaagccttagaagttattTGAAAGAACTATAGATCCACTGGAAAATATTAAGTCAAAAGAAACCAATAAAAGTACTTCTTATAGTAGAAGTAAATCCTAGAATGCTAAAATTTTGAAACTTGTTTTATTGTAGTAACATGTATTATTGGTGCATGCCTATGTGAAACATCCTTGATGATGTGAGTTTTGTGCAATTAGTTATGCATAAATATATTGTGGGTGGGGCTCCTTAGTGCAGATACACTCATCAAAATGTTTAATTTCTACTATCTTCAACTCAAAATTCTGCCACAATGATAACTACatatccctcctggaggaagactgagtgtggccccgactagacattgggtgacctgcagttcgattcctggggttggagggatttttttccttactttggccccttttctgttacacctttccagctactgtataagtcattaagtctaagtcctgaaactaggttaggtaatcctaaggctgcagcacatgttgttgtagaccttcagtgctggtcactgtaaagtgttaataataataataataattaataatatcaTACTACTACCATTGTTTTAGTGAATAGTCATGAAAATCCTATAGATTTACAAAACAATACATATTAAATACACTTACTACCAGGATGGTATTAAAGTATAATAAGTGTATTTTAATTAAAGAATTGTATTGTTCTTTTAATCCATATAATTATGCCTGTCACCATTCACTGAAACAATGGTAGTAGTATATGTTTTATCATTaattgtggcagaattttaagCTGAAGATAGTAGAAATATAATATTCCGATGAGTGTATCTGCACTATGGAGCGGGAGCCCCACCCATAATATATTTATGCATAACTAATTGTTCTAGTACATGTTCTTACATAATCTTCACATAATACAAGTTTCAAAATTTTAGCATCCTAGGGTTTACTTCTCTATACcttaaaattttgaaacatgccattttgttcttattattattattttccactgatcTACAGGAAAATCTGTTCACTTTtagggataaaaactacatagctTTCTTTcttatgtctttcttcatgtccatgacccattTTTTAAATGTATAATTGCGATGATAACATCcgttctcaagcaaatttgcttcttttagattcactttgccattgatcggACTTATAGGGTAACCAACATGTTATaagtgttaataagtatccaatcttcTATACATGATCATTTGGAAAccgtataattatattatttaaaccacagttcataccagagcagcaaTGTTGTTGTATACTACTGCATACTTGACTTATTGCATAGCTGCACAAGTGTGATATAAGCCATACTGTTGCTGACCATAGCtagcatgctatacactgcctataatatcaaagctgtatagtacaaagtacattcatcCATCCTGGTTGTTATGGTGGGTACTGTTGCTGTATAGTGTTAGATGAGGTTATATCAGTAAGTGAGACGCATGTTAAGTTGTGAATGATTTTGAAGAGGAAACATAAACAAGAGGTTTGTCTACGGGTTTCTAGTTCTTGCCATCTAAATTGATCATGTTGGATATGCTGCTGGTACAATAGCAATTATTGGTAACAAACCATGCAGATCTTCAATTGATCATGATTTTCCCTAGCTTTTCTTCTTTGTCATGGTGACCAAATCGGTAGCTATATGTACTCTCATTCATAGGTGATTCTAAGGCTGAAAAATAAGTCTTGGTGAAAAGTTGCAGTAGAGATTGGCATTGTtaattttagcatttttcatgttttagcatattatttaaattttaggctgttttcaatcTTTCAAATTGCTGCAGCTTTTGGGGTTTGCACCCGAGATCCCTGATCATGAAATTCTACTTCATATTAAAATAAGGTCTTAAAGAGGAACTGTTTGGTCTTAAAGAGGAACAGTTATATAGATGATTTCAATCCAATGTTATGATCTTTTACATTGGCCATCTTAGatttatctgcccacaggtaatttaCACACCCAGTGGCAGGTGAATGTCAAGAATTTTTCAGCTAATCATAACTTTGGAGAGAAAACCAATTTGTTTCTTTCAACAAGactttattttggtaccatgtaTACCATGTTTAAGTAACAAGTTaatcaggcccgtagccaggggggtttggggaaccgccctcttggaaaaaaggtccacaattttagtatacaagtccaaattttcagtagcaaaagtccattagctacagtttactaaataccactaataagaagctaaattaaatgCTCTGAGtagctcattcagtgcttgtattaaatgcaatgcaagatcgagatactctaatagagcagttagccattccaatagaacattcacaattacattttcttttaaaagctacttaatttatttacCAAAACATATTGAAATTATCTAAACTAGAGCTTTCATTGAATTTGGTAGATGAGACcccatgcagagcccatgaATAGCATCTATGCTTCAAAAAAATgtataaatttcattgtttaagacactctttgttctgctcctgtgctccactgcccctgttgatcatgacagagtgctcaatctttcccatcaCTGtgcattccaatatattatatttagacaaaTGCATGTATAGTACAGACAGTATatttacagtagcagtagagatatttcccagatgtcatccaTATAGCTGGTCTTAAGCTTACCtataaaattgttatttttattgactaaaatgccactaaattcaaccttttagtatctattttcaaaaaattttctgggagagaatgcccccagactcccctggTTTCAGCATACTTCACATTTTGGGTATGTTTTACACATcataatataatctgaatcatgccatataaaaaggtccacttttcttctaaaagaacctacccagatagaAGTCTGGCTGCAGCCCTGTTAATTAATGTCTCAGGCAAGTAATAGACAGAAATGATCAACTGTACAAAGCTAACAATTAGGAAGCATCAAAAGTAATAATTTGATGGTATAGTATATATCCAAAAATTCATGAGGAGTATTATTATCATGCAGTACTGGATCATCGAGTTTGGACTTTCTTGCCCTTCAAAATCACCTGAAAAACAGCTTCAGTTTTCTTTCAAACAGTTGGTGGTATTGGTTAAtcataactaagcccaaaaatgccttcccCAATGGAGTTCTAATTTTTTTctattttctactaactgactaatcCATTCCTTTAGTCaaacataactcgataatgtacgataaggctatgggcttgatttttttactgttcaatgTCGATCACCTCATCCCAAGACGTGCCTTAATTTTGGCCAACTGCAGTACAAATAATGCATGCATCACAGACTTCCCtttgtcctcatttgtgtcccagttctttttgcttgCAAGATTTAACACAAGAGACAAAAGGAACAATACATTATAACAAAAGAATACATGGAGACCCTTATTCTGTTGGTGACTGGGTTTGGGAATTAAACCAGGGACCATGTAAAGTTGTGAAAAAGATAAGTGAATGTACCTACAGAATTCGATGTTTTACTGGGAGAAGACAGAGGCAAGTAGTGCATTTTAACAGGCTAAAACCTTGCCCAAAGAATGTGTGACTAAGAGACAGTACTGATAGTGAGCATTGCAGCACAAGTGACAATTTGAGCACCCAGGAAAAATCACCTACTCCAAGACCGTTCAGAACAGACTTAGAGTTTactgatggtgatgatgatacAACACCTTCCATGCCCCCACAACAACATTCACCTGAGGTCTTAACTGAACAGAGTAATAGATGATACCCACTGTGACAGAAGCTTCCTCCAGTGAGGTTTAAAAATTATGTATGATTGAGGGTCCAGGACGTCCACTCTAAAGAGGGGGGTAGTGTAAGAGAGGAGCAGCCATACAGAACAATGAGTTGTTTGCAACATATAAACACTTTTGGCTGGAATGTAGAATTAAGTAGAAATGTGTGGTTCAATGTATGTTTTTTACTGTGAATTGAGAGGTTGCCTTGTTTTGTTACAATACTGACCAGTGGCCAAGCTCACAATTACATAAACAATCAAAATTCTTGATCTTATAGGCTCTACATAGCATGTGGAACTTTACATTTAAAAATTGGATATAATATTTGTGAAGAATCAACATTGATCACTGGTGGCTCCAAGGGTGGGCAcccaaaaaaagaaaaacattagataagatcgagatactctaatagagcagtcagtcaaatactctaacggaacagtcaccacacataaTACTACCTTCATAGTAGATGAGTATAACATGAAAAAACTACcatctgcagcactatcccatgcataGGCTCACTTAGCCATGGCCAGCTTAggatattttgcaaatgaaatgtacCTGCCACCTAGGCcggtcttgtgtatgccattctttaggtccataactattagctatagctagctcaaCCACTCATGATTGTCACTTATCCTTACATAACTCTAGTCCATTAGAAAGCATTATGATTCAGATATTTGTGTATAAACCACTCCACGTCAAAATTTTTAGTCCTGAAACATATACAATAGCGTTAGCTTCCGGCggtgctgtgcccccagaccccctgctttATATGCCTACTACCTTGGTGCACCCCCTCCCaccaaaccctggatccgcccctgttgatACAAATACTGCAAGCTTAGTATTCAAATACAGAGTGATTACATATAGCCCAACTAATTCCAAAAGTGCATGGTAAGGTTATTGCTATACTGTCCATATGTGAGCATGCAGTGTTCACAACATGGCTACATAGTTATActtttgtgactggatttgtgaacaGAGGTCCTCCACACACATGTATAATAGTGACTGCAAGAGCCTGAGGGTCTTTCAATCTTCCAAATTTGATGATTTATACACGCCAAGTACAAGGAAAGATTAGGAGGATAAGGAATCAtagaaaataaaatttaatgagGTTGGCTACACCTGCAGGATCAGTCTACGTATACTGAAAAGGAATATCAATAAATAGAGAATAACATTTGAATAGACATGAGCCATGACACCCAGAATAATACTTGCATGGAGGTTTGTATGTTTTACAGAAACAAAGTAAATCTAAAGATGTGGTTTTTAAAAGTAACCATTTTTACTTCCTATATGTGATTAGAATACTGTCATTAGACTATTCTATTATAGCATCTTGCTCAAAAGATTTCCTATACAAGCATGCTCATGTAAAGGTCTATCCTCCATTCTTGTGCTTTCTCTACAGGGGCGTAcgtaggaattttgaaaaggggtttccaccacagcaaagtgactgttatattagagcagtttatattacctgactgctctattagagtattttgatcatttcaccaaaatcacaattcagaacaatgctataagtgttgctatcatgttcaAACTATTATTTCACTAAAATAAAactttaaaatgtgtcctgttccatgatagatttcagattctggaaacgtgaagtttcaatttcttaatgtttcaagtagtgtgtaaaatccaaaggggtttcctgaaactccTGGGATCCCCCCTTGGTATGCCCCTGCTCTAGATCCACCCTGAGAATAAACGTATGCTTCATGCTATAATTATTGCACTACACTGTTCTTACTTACATTTCCAAGAGCCTATACAGTTTGCTAGATCAAAGGATGTTTCCTGAAGTCCATGGAAATCCTTTTCCCTGCATGTGCCCCAAAATATGAAGTAACCTATGATGTATTACTGTACAAAGTTTCATGCTTCTATCATCACaagcacaattttcacacaaaacTGCTGTACTATATTCACAGACAGTTAGCATCAGAATACTACTGCATAAGTCAGCCAAATATAAGTGGTACATCACCTGTACAATAAATGCTGGCCACAACCACCTAGAAATTGGTTAGAATTGGTTGCAGTACTAGTGACCACTTGTATATATGCTCACTTTTGTGCAGAAAGAGATACACTAAGTCTTTCCATTATATGTTGtgttattatcattattcataTTATTTACTTGCAGTCCTGGGTTGCTGTAGCTAACTTATAGTGCAGTAAataacacatgcatgcatccaCATAATAGTGTACATATGTGCATTTTGAATATGTATATCCTTAATGTGAATATGTTTTAATTTTGAATCCTTTGATCTGGACAGGTTTATTCAGTGGGACGTCTCTAGATTATAATAGACACATTTAGGTCAAGAAAGCTTAACTTTAGAGATatcaataattatatttatggACCTATAATGTTTGTTTTCCCTTGTTTTGCATATTTAACTAAATTGAGAGGATGCTCTTTAAAAGTAGTTACACCTTATGCTCCTTTACACAAGCATGTAGTAAAAGGAAAGCTATAGCAGtgacacaaatacatgtgaagTTTTGTATTCTCTATAGGACTTAAGAGAGCTGCATGTTTTTGTGCATGCAGACATTATAAACGATTTGCAAACCTTTGAACATTTATTTGAAAAACAAGCTAGCTAAACATACACAAGGCCCATGCAAGTATTTGCTTGTAAGGATATATGCCCATATATATTAGAAATTGGTACACAGCCCTAGTACATGCGTGACATCACAAAAAGAATTTCTATGCTTACTAGTTACTTCCTCAATCTTATTAATGCCACAGTACTAGTATACCAATAGCAAAATATAGTTATCTGATGATAGTCAAGAATTTAACATCCTTAAATGGATTCCCTGCATGTATGTTATAGTCACCTGTTACCTGCCAAACATGATGCTTTAATTGTTTTTACCAATCTGAAAAAGTATTGAAAGTATCTGAATGTATATAGTCTGCAATAGCAAGTTAATAATATTTTGAAACAAAGACTGAGAACTGAGTTCGTATGTTTGTCATTTTCCTAAAGAATTAGTTAATATAAGCTTGAATTTGATCCCTATATAACATTTTACTTGCAAGGAAGGAAGAAAGCAGGAAGAGTACATTCCTTTATTTGCTGGTCAGCCTCTCCCTTCCCTACTCTATGAAGATGtttattaacaataataatcaaTTCTATACATGTACTGACTGTGTATTATCTCCTTTTAAACAAAGATCTGCACAATAGTCATAACAAGTTCATGACACATATTAAAGTACTGAAAATGTATGAAGCCAAATTCAATGGTAGCTGCCAACAAACACAGAAGCCTAGTAAAAATGCAACTCCATGCCCATGCATGCAGGTATCAGTAGGTTTTCATATAGTATTTTATGTCCATAATTCCATTGTATATATCTATATACCTGGACACACAAAAATATTTGCAAGAATGTAGCTACAAGCCATGAAGTGCAATGAAGCCTTCTTGCATGCACCTTGACAACTATATAACTAAGCCATATACTGCTACTAAGTTCAGTAAACATGGTAATtaaagtagtgtaacaagacTTAATTGGCCTTATTAAATGCTGCAGTCCTCTGTTGTGCCAGCTGTACATGCATACAGCTGTAACTTTTACCTAATCATAAACTATACACAGAAGTTCATGTGGTTGTATAGGGCCATATAGTAGGACACTCTGCTCCCACTACAATTATGATGAACTCTTGTCAATAAGTACATGTATAGCTGAGTGCAGAAGTTGAAATGGAAACGCTAACAAACAGTGTGAACATAGCtataggcacacacacacacatacatgcacacacacacacgcacacacacacacacacactggtgcATTAATTTAATGAATACAGAAAACTTCTAACTGTCAATTTTGTCAACAgttaatgtgcatgcatggattGATATGTCCATAAAACAATGGAATGATGCAAGCTCCTCAACAATGGAGGTCAGAACAACAAGTTAAGTATTGAATCATAATTACATGGTAAAACATCAAGGAAAAGTGATGGGCTGAACCAAGCCTTATGTATGTAACGGTGTAGCTAATAACAGCTGGTATTTTATTGCTTTGTATATAGTCATAAATAATGTTACTTTCAAGATATGCTTTGGGCCAAGCATGTAATAGATAATTGCATTGAAAAACAATAAAGAACTTAACAAGCCACATGGAGTTATAAGGATCATCTGCAAAAACTGTGAGAAGTATAAGTTAGACACATTATAGCACCTGAGGAACTAGGGATAGCTACATATCCAAATGTCATTGAAATGCATtaaattttgtttgttttagGTAGCCAATCAAACGAGTACGTGACCAGACACAAGTCACACACCTGTTACATGGCTGTATCAATGTCTAGAATGTGGTATGAAACACATAAATGAGTATACTGCATGTAACTGGCCATAACCACATAGCAACACAATACACATTGAGTAATTAATTGTTACTAGCCAACACCAAAAATGACACCTGAATGAAGACACTTATGGTAGGTGAATGACATGTAAGGTACCATAAAATGGCTTCTGGGTACAGACATTATTAGTTATTCAGGATATACAGTTGCTGTAAATGGCAGGCTTCATGAACCCtatattgtgtgtgtatagACTGCAGCAGCCACAGCATTCATGGTAGATTGAAGCTAAACAGAACACATTCACACAGTCATGTGTGGGTCTTGAGGGGTGATTTTGCAATCAATTTAATCAATTTAATACAAAATAATGTGTTCCGTACAAATATGTgcaataaaaatattttacGCCTACTTTAGTCATTATGATTGTAACAACTGGAGGTTTTCAAGAATTTGTGTAACTGCTGCCTAtatgaaagaaaaaaaaattacaaatcAAACCAGCATGTTCTCAATGCTTATACCTCTTGGTTGTAGTGATACAACTGTAGTTTTGCCCACTCATCCTTAGTCACATTCCACTTTGGATCTTTGTAGCCTTCTCGTTTTGCTTTAGTCTCCCAATATAGACGCTTAGCACTTACTCTTTCCTATAAAAGTAGAACAAAATCTATATAATTGTTATGGCCATATAGTTTAGTCACACGTAATGACTATCCTACAACAATCCATATACTGGATGACATGCCAAAGAGTATATAGGGTTGGCAACTATGGTTTAACTATCTGCCAATGAGAGGCCATGAAATCTTTGCATCATAAAGAGTTCAGAAGACAAGTCTTGAAATTTAGTGCCAGTTATGTTAACAAATTCTAATTCCATATCGGGACACACCCCAAATTCACCTTTAGTTAATTACGTACCTGAGAAGATCTGTTCCTGCTGGCAAGAGTTGATAGGATATCTTCAGCCTCTTTTAGAATTTTAAGTGACCGATCGTCAAATAGAATGCTATGTAACCGAGCTGAATGTGTTGGTGAATTATTAGCTGATTCTACTAGTTTTACCGTTGATTCTGATATTGGCTCTTCCGACTCTAAACTCATGTTAGCATCTGATTCATCTTGTTGTTTACTGTCTGACTGAGCTGTGTGTGCAGGTGAATTATCTTGTTCCTTTGATACTGACTCTACAACTGAATCCAAAGTTCTAGTTTCAGTAATAATACAAAGTGGGGCTGGGGTaacatcttgttgttttacagcTACAGTACAGGTAACAGTCTCTTGTTTCTCTTCTCGttcctgctgctgctgctgctgtctcTGTTGTTTCTTTTCTACGTCACTGGTCTTATCAGTGTGTCGATGTTCGGTGACCGAGCTGCTGCAACTACTACCGCTTTTACGTTTATGAATGATTTTGGGAAAATTCTTTAACGATCGGCTTTTCTTCTTCAGCGGACGAGTGGTCTGCTCCGGTCCTTTATCCTGAGGTTCACTGACCTTGTTACTCCACCAAGCACGTAAGGAGAGCATATTGCTTTATTGATTGCGAGCACCTAAGAGCATATCAAATAGTAACACGAATGCATACAAAATCGAATAAGCGTGCCAGGTTGCTAGTAGCAACTCGTTTACACGGTTTGCGTACCTGTTAATGACAAGTTCACCACGAAATATTGTAGCCCGTTTTGAAGTGACTTTGTCAGCCGGTCTGTATATAAGTGCCAGTCTCATGGTGTAGGTTCCTGGAAATTGTTTCCGGTACTCAGTGTCCAGTTCAAAGGTTCGCTGTATTGACGTCATATGATTGAGTTGGGAtcgtaatattacgtcatatacGAAAATTAATTAACATACCTTGTTTGTGTATTTTCCCTTAAATGACTTATTACTGGATTATGAGCACGGCAAAAGGAAGAGGGCAAAAGTCAGAATATCTGCATTATGAAACATATAAATTTGATCTTCCACTGAACAGCCccatctttttattttttattaatgctttacagcgcaagtgctgagggtctgtggggcacctggtcctacagcctgctcaaagactttagctacagaaggtgtgtttgaaaggttggagaaaggagaaaaaatccatgactggacctgggtggcctcgaacctgcagccatccgatttacgctcaaacgcttacgggagtctaccaggtggtcaggatgttttctccttgttattttcaagtaattatatccataggaattctagagagtaactcattatctctaagtaccccaagtagaaccaaatggacactagtttatttattaatgctttacagcacaagtgctgagggtctgtagggcacctggtcctacagcctgctcaaagactttagctacagaaggtgtgtttgaaaagttggagaaaggagaaaaaatccatgactggacctaggtggcctcgaacctgcagccatccgatttacgctcaaacgcttacaggagtctaccaggtggtcaggatgttttctccttgttattttcaagtaattatatccataggaattcgtctagagagtaactcattatctctaagtaccccaagtagaaccaaatggacactagtttatttattaatgctttacagcacaagtgctgaaggtctgtaggacacctggtcctacagcctgcatCTATATATAGTCTCAGGATAGTAGCTTAAATTGAAGTCATTAACTAGCTAGTTATACCAATTCAAATTAAAGCTTTAATTTTAAATGTCAGTGAAAACTACAAAAATGGTCTACAAATTAATAATGTGTAGTTTAAATTTAGTGAAGCTCAATCATGATGTACAAATGTTTGATGTAGCTATGTGTTGTGATAGCCGGTGATTCTTTGTTTCGGTGTTGAGTGTCTGAATCCCAGCATATGGACATATGGGGTTTATATGGAGAAAGTTGCTGTGAAGGCATCATGCTGTCAAACCTACTTACAACAAGTCTTAGAGTGCACATCAGTGATATGATCTCCATGCAATAACACTATCAGGTAGATATTACAAACTAGAGATGGTACAAAGGTGATCAGCGAGATTTGTACTGAAGCTAAAAACACAGATACACTAGTCTTACTAAAAGGATGGATTTCTTGGGATGACCTAGTTTGCAAAATAGAAGGCCGATGCAAAACACGTCACGTTTTACAaaacaatgttattgttaacgTAGACTTTGATGATAATTATACTCATACCAGTAATATAACGTCAGTATACATGTGGTCCCTTACACAAGAGTGGATGCACTATCTCCTTTATACGACCAGACTCTATAACACTCTATCAAGTAATGTGTATGGTTAATAAAGAATCAGCAAATTTTAATACAAATTGTACACTCAGGAGGTATGTACATcaaatatacatgcatacacccCACAGCCGGCCTGTAACTATAATTGTAGTAATGGAGATGGCTGTTATAGTCGGCCACACTGTTCAATCTGTCTTTTCAAAGCTCGAGACTATAGCTTACAAGTgataactacatagctatatggcGAGCTATGGTTGTATCTTCTGCTTTGTTGTGTGCTTACAaggtttgtatgtgtgtgtttcttTGGCCAGGGAAGAGTGACAAGGATGATCATGAGTTTGGCTAAATTTCAATTTGTATCAAAGTATTCATGCACCATTTTCTTTTGAAAATAAAATGTATTATTTTAATTGTATACATTGGTTATCCTATAACAAATGAGTATCAGTTTATAGTATTACAGATAAAGGCAGCTCAATGAACCCAATAACTtaacttaataaataaataaacaatataTATATGAACAGAAGAAAATTTAATTCCTTAATTCATGTAGAGTATCAGGTAATGATTTTCCTTTAGTTTCTGGTAACAATAGAGACATTAAACCAGATATCAGTGGTACCAGTCCCATCACTATCAGAGGTAGTCCTAAACTCCAGTTGTTCTGTAGAAGGAATGAAAACGATGGGCTCTCACAGCTATaaaaataatcaccaaatagcaATACTACAATATATTATAGAGTACATACAGTGCTATACAATGCtacaatgtacatactgtacttgAATACAGTAAAAGACACATGTACGTATCTATATAGGGAACACATGTtcaatttaaaataattttttttgttgatatcTTGACCAATAATATAACAAATGGAAATAATACTGTAAATACTCAAGCACTCACTAAAGTATAGCACTCGAGTGCTCATTATGATCACATGacacagctcacatgatgtatttgtcatcatgAAATGACACCATGAAGGTTGTAGAGTTTGTTTAGTGTAATCCACTAACATTAGTATACTTTAGTACAGCTAGTGTGTGTAACTGTGTATCATTACTGTTACTTAAGAGaaaaagttgtaaactgcaTATTATAAGGTctggtataaaacatgtcacataTGAGcctgactacaagtagctatgCATTTGTGAGCATTCgatcattaactctagagaaCACTGAAATACTAACATTTCAGCCTTTAGTGGAAGCACacgttacacaagggacacgccctaaacTGTCAATCGATGTCAAACATGACAGGTATAGTTAATTTCCACAAATAGCTTACTTAATATACACTATAC
Encoded here:
- the LOC136267143 gene encoding uncharacterized protein; this encodes MLSLRAWWSNKVSEPQDKGPEQTTRPLKKKSRSLKNFPKIIHKRKSGSSCSSSVTEHRHTDKTSDVEKKQQRQQQQQQEREEKQETVTCTVAVKQQDVTPAPLCIITETRTLDSVVESVSKEQDNSPAHTAQSDSKQQDESDANMSLESEEPISESTVKLVESANNSPTHSARLHSILFDDRSLKILKEAEDILSTLASRNRSSQERVSAKRLYWETKAKREGYKDPKWNVTKDEWAKLQLYHYNQEAAVTQILENLQLLQS